A single region of the Oreochromis niloticus isolate F11D_XX linkage group LG19, O_niloticus_UMD_NMBU, whole genome shotgun sequence genome encodes:
- the slc39a8 gene encoding zinc transporter ZIP8, whose translation MLNLIFFLTCVFAFITTSQRVRGNVTDGDAFLENIIHYYGENHSITTTNLEDLLLLISARRSDLISKGNPLEEQECLSAKQILSGFGYNNVSQLTVEHLEKICPAVLTQVLLPSCPYISPEERHIDYSVWGYGFLAVTVINLASLLGLLLIPFIKKPYFPKVLTYFIGLAIGTLFSNAVLQLIPEALGFDPKKDDYATNAAAIFGGFYLLFFVEKMLKLCLRMDHEHGHSHFTLSETPQENSIHNGDVLAKKDSIILTGITTVATDKSSPILDTNVETSQDAEMPDVMCRWLRGQRIRNIKTVAWMITLSDALHNFIDGLAIGASFTVSVLAGFSTSTAIVCEEFPHELGDFVILLNAGMSIPQAIFFNLLSAVSCYIGLVFGILLGSNFAPNAIFAIAGGMFLYIALADMFPEMDSIAREQNKTSTKIIFFLIQNAGLLTGFTIILLITMFAGEINLG comes from the exons ATGTTGAACCTCATATTTTTTCTAACGTGCGTCTTCGCTTTTATTACAACTTCCCAGCGTGTGCGTGGGAATGTCACTGATGGAGACGCGTTTTTGGAGAATATTATTCACTATTATGGTGAAAATCATTCCATCACAACAACGAATCTTGAAGATTTACTGCTGTTGATCTCAGCCAGACGATCTGACTTGATAAGTAAAGGAAATCCACTGGAAGAGCAAGAG TGTCTCTCTGCAAAGCAGATCTTATCCGGGTTTGGCTACAACAATGTCAGTCAGCTGACTGTGGAACATCTGGAGAAGATCTGCCCTGCTGTGTTGACCCAGGTGCTGCTGCCCTCCTGCCCCTACATTTCCCCCGAGGAACGACATATCGACTACTCTG TGTGGGGTTATGGGTTTCTGGCCGTCACTGTGATCAACCTGGCATCCCTGCTTGGTCTCCTGCTGATCCCGTTCATCAAGAAGCCTTATTTCCCCAAAGTGCTGACCTACTTCATTGGTCTGGCCATCGGGACGCTTTTCTCTAATGCTGTACTTCAGCTCATACCAGAG GCCCTGGGGTTTGATCCTAAAAAGGATGACTATGCAACAAATGCAGCTGCAATATTCGGAGGGTTTTACCTCCTGTTCTTTGTGGAAAAGATGCTGAAATTATGCCTCCGGATGGACCACGAG CACGGCCACAGCCACTTCACACTTTCAGAGACACCTCAAGAAAACTCGATCCACAACGGAGACGTACTGGCAAAAAAGGACTCCATCATTTTAACCGGCATCACCACCGTCGCTACAGACAAGAGCAGCCCAATCCTAGATACGAATGTGGAAACTTCTCAG GATGCCGAGATGCCTGATGTCATGTGCCGCTGGTTGCGGGGCCAGCGCATCCGCAACATCAAGACTGTGGCGTGGATGATAACTCTAAGTGACGCACTCCATAACTTCATAGATGGCCTGGCTATCGGCGCTTCCTTCACAGTGTCTGTCTTGGCAGGGTTCAGTACATCCACTGCCATCGTGTGCGAGGAGTTTCCCCATGAGCTGG GTGACTTCGTCATCCTGCTGAATGCTGGAATGAGCATCCCGCAAGCCATTTTCTTCAACCTGTTATCAGCCGTGTCGTGTTACATCGGCCTTGTGTTTGGCATCCTGCTCGGCAGCAACTTTGCCCCCAATGCGATCTTTGCCATTGCAGGAGGAATGTTTCTGTATATCGCTCTGGCGGACATG TTCCCAGAGATGGACAGCATTGCACGGGAACAAAATAAAACTTCTACGAAGATCATTTTCTTCCTGATCCAAAATGCAGGGCTGCTAACCGGGTTTACCATCATACTTCTGATCACCATGTTCGCAGGAGAGATCAACCTGGGCTAG
- the nat8 gene encoding probable N-acetyltransferase CML1, with protein sequence MDNIQIRKFQDEDADVVKELFTLGMSEHVPSSFVHVLKQPVTQMVLMCMFCALVTSSKSFLLPILAVTFCLAGARQMVVYMFNKYIETSLRKDLNNISETYLKGKDSCFWVADSDGRVVGSVACLPAENAPGCLELKRMSVRRSHRGMGIAKALCRTVAEFTRDRGYGAVILQTSVVQTDAQKLYEHMGYKKIREFVVPEFLAKILNFTLFEYRLDLQQD encoded by the coding sequence ATGGACAACATTCAGATCCGGAAGTTTCAGGATGAAGATGCTGATGTTGTGAAGGAGCTCTTCACCTTGGGGATGAGTGAGCATGTGCCTTCATCCTTTGTGCACGTTCTGAAGCAGCCAGTAACCCAGATGGTCCTCATGTGCATGTTCTGCGCTCTCGTGACCAGCTCCAAGTCATTCCTGCTTCCCATCTTGGCCGTCACCTTCTGCCTGGCTGGAGCCCGGCAGATGGTCGTCTACATGTTCAACAAATACATCGAAACCTCGCTCAGAAAGGACCTCAACAACATCAGTGAGACCTACCTGAAAGGGAAAGACTCGTGCTTTTGGGTGGCTGATAGCGATGGCCGGGTAGTGGGTTCGGTGGCTTGTCTCCCTGCTGAGAACGCTCCTGGTTGCTTGGAGCTGAAACGCATGTCGGTCCGCCGCAGTCACCGCGGGATGGGCATTGCAAAGGCTCTGTGTCGAACAGTGGCTGAATTTACTCGCGACAGGGGTTACGGAGCTGTAATACTGCAGACCTCTGTGGTGCAGACAGATGCTCAGAAGCTGTACGAGCACATGGGCTACAAAAAGATAAGAGAGTTTGTCGTTCCAGAGTTTCTTGCCAAAATCCTAAACTTCACCCTGTTTGAGTACAGACTTGATTTACAGCAGGACTGA